Proteins from a genomic interval of Microbacterium imperiale:
- a CDS encoding WXG100 family type VII secretion target, whose protein sequence is MADFGASYGEMEQVASSLSQARDDIQGQLDTLKSQVDTLLGEDFKTQHASGKFGEGYSELTTGLKNAVDGINDMSESLLGMMRAIQDLDQQLAGS, encoded by the coding sequence ATGGCTGATTTCGGTGCGTCTTATGGCGAGATGGAGCAGGTTGCGAGCTCGCTGTCGCAGGCGCGTGATGACATTCAGGGGCAGCTGGACACCCTGAAGTCGCAGGTCGACACGTTGCTGGGTGAGGACTTCAAGACGCAGCACGCGTCGGGCAAGTTCGGTGAGGGGTACTCCGAGCTGACGACGGGTCTGAAGAACGCGGTCGATGGCATCAACGACATGTCCGAGTCGCTGCTGGGCATGATGCGCGCGATCCAGGACCTCGACCAGCAGCTCGCCGGCAGCTGA
- a CDS encoding WXG100 family type VII secretion target, whose protein sequence is MADFGASYGEMEQVASSLSQARDDIQGQLDTLKSQVDTLLGEDFKTQHASGKFGEGYSELTTGLKNAVDGINDMSESLLGMMRAIQDLDQQLAGS, encoded by the coding sequence ATGGCTGATTTCGGTGCGTCTTATGGCGAGATGGAGCAGGTTGCGAGCTCGCTGTCGCAGGCGCGTGATGACATTCAGGGGCAGCTGGACACCCTGAAGTCGCAGGTCGACACGTTGCTGGGTGAGGACTTCAAGACGCAGCACGCGTCGGGCAAGTTCGGTGAGGGGTACTCCGAGCTGACGACGGGTCTGAAGAACGCTGTCGATGGCATCAACGACATGTCCGAGTCGCTGCTGGGCATGATGCGCGCGATCCAGGACCTCGACCAGCAGCTCGCCGGCAGCTGA
- a CDS encoding alpha/beta hydrolase, translating to MSLTSPNRGYPLERLEGSAGSMSWWSGAFSRVAGSLGDLRTTVQSATDLDGVGASITAARADAQEVANGLAAEIAEAELLAGVLQRYADAFSSSAEAANRLIDDIESAHAAWSSAAAEAEEAALSALSTSRSGEPADVRRANDAAQDAVATRDAAAGDLADLWEQFENHYSAWDTAYDAALAELAGGAGPAMTSEARSLLEQLLAADTPQAVLELWLAHEKLQKELKLAHPDIIGNLDGIPYDVRADVNSHRLEALYSSHPTGEFGEQIEALWNTLAQGGSHASLISFDPDGSAQVTAAIAYGDLATATDINVLVPGMLSNVTGMGEWGDSARALNAAGPGIASVVWFGYDSPTVAEEPSMQRANDGAPALRSFLLGLDAVHPASEKAVIAHSYGSTTAALAIGSRPDGLGVDQFIAVGSAGFPSDPEVLSNLENAEGLRTYATLSENDAWARIGRDTSWGGAHGTVPETLPGVTEFGSDGGSADGVDLAPTPGHASHDGGNGPLPSGDGEGYLVEGSESFYNIQQIILTGEPGTEMDGDGSERGFWDLPDWLEWLPVDPYRT from the coding sequence GTGAGCCTCACCTCGCCCAACCGGGGCTATCCGCTGGAGCGCCTCGAAGGCAGCGCCGGGTCGATGAGCTGGTGGAGCGGCGCTTTCAGCCGAGTCGCCGGCTCGCTCGGCGACCTTCGCACCACGGTCCAGTCCGCGACCGACCTCGACGGTGTCGGCGCCTCCATAACCGCGGCCCGCGCGGACGCGCAAGAGGTCGCCAACGGGCTGGCGGCGGAGATCGCCGAGGCCGAGCTGCTCGCCGGTGTGCTGCAGCGGTACGCCGACGCGTTCTCGTCGTCCGCCGAGGCGGCGAACCGGCTCATCGACGACATCGAGTCCGCCCACGCGGCGTGGAGCTCAGCGGCCGCGGAGGCGGAGGAAGCGGCGCTGAGCGCGCTGTCGACGTCCCGCTCGGGTGAGCCCGCCGACGTCCGCCGCGCGAACGACGCGGCGCAGGATGCCGTCGCGACACGGGATGCCGCCGCCGGCGACCTCGCGGATCTGTGGGAGCAGTTCGAGAACCACTACTCCGCTTGGGACACCGCCTACGACGCCGCGCTCGCCGAGCTCGCCGGCGGTGCGGGGCCGGCGATGACATCGGAGGCGAGGAGTCTGCTCGAGCAGCTGCTCGCGGCGGATACGCCGCAAGCGGTGCTGGAGCTGTGGCTCGCGCATGAGAAGCTGCAGAAGGAGCTCAAGCTCGCGCATCCCGACATCATCGGCAATCTCGACGGCATTCCCTACGACGTGCGGGCTGACGTGAACAGCCACCGGCTCGAGGCGCTGTACAGCTCCCATCCGACCGGAGAGTTCGGCGAGCAGATCGAGGCGCTGTGGAACACCCTCGCCCAGGGTGGATCGCACGCCAGCTTGATCTCGTTCGATCCCGACGGCTCGGCACAGGTGACGGCAGCTATCGCGTACGGCGACCTGGCGACCGCGACCGACATCAACGTCCTCGTGCCGGGGATGCTCTCCAACGTCACGGGCATGGGCGAGTGGGGCGACTCCGCTCGGGCGCTCAATGCCGCCGGACCGGGCATCGCGAGCGTCGTGTGGTTCGGGTACGACTCGCCGACCGTGGCCGAGGAGCCCTCCATGCAGCGGGCGAACGATGGCGCGCCGGCCCTGCGGTCCTTCCTGCTCGGTCTCGACGCGGTCCACCCCGCGTCCGAGAAGGCGGTGATCGCGCACTCCTACGGCAGCACGACCGCGGCGCTGGCGATCGGGTCGCGCCCCGACGGGCTCGGGGTCGACCAGTTCATCGCGGTCGGGTCGGCGGGGTTCCCGAGCGACCCCGAGGTGCTGTCGAACCTCGAGAACGCCGAGGGGTTGCGCACCTACGCGACGTTGTCGGAGAACGACGCGTGGGCGCGCATCGGACGCGACACGAGCTGGGGCGGCGCGCACGGCACCGTTCCCGAGACCCTTCCGGGGGTGACGGAGTTCGGCAGCGACGGTGGAAGCGCCGACGGCGTCGACCTCGCCCCGACACCCGGTCACGCGTCACACGATGGCGGCAACGGGCCGCTTCCGTCCGGAGACGGCGAGGGGTACCTCGTGGAAGGATCGGAGTCGTTCTACAACATCCAGCAGATCATCCTGACCGGCGAGCCCGGGACGGAGATGGACGGCGACGGCAGCGAGCGCGGCTTCTGGGACCTGCCCGATTGGCTGGAGTGGCTGCCCGTTGACCCTTACCGGACGTGA
- a CDS encoding dihydrolipoyl dehydrogenase family protein: protein MSERTYDLVVIGAGPVGENVADRAAQGGLSVAIVESELVGGECSYWACMPSKGLLRAGAAIRAAKAVDGAKQAVTGEIDVAGVLRRRDTLTSDWNDASQVEWLQGAGVDLVRGHGRLAGEKRVEVTGSDGAVTTLIANHAVAVCTGSAALLPGVPGLAEVSPWTSREATAVQEVPGSLAIVGGGVVAAEMATAFVDLGSDVTLIARSRLLGPMEPFAGDLVGQSLTDRGARVLLHTGLVSARRVDDGQVELELSNGTHVRADEVLVATGRVPRTDDLGLDAVGLEPGSWLDVDDTMLVRGSDWLYAVGDVNHRALLTHQGKYQARAAGDVIVARATGGTVDDAPWGAHVATADHAAVPQVTFTDPEVASIGETEASARAAGRRIRVLDYDLSAIAGASTRSDAYTGQARAIVDEDRGVLIGATFVGADVGELLHSATIAVVGEVPLARLWHAVPSYPTLSEVWLRFLETYGRPTA from the coding sequence ATGAGCGAACGCACCTACGACCTCGTCGTCATCGGAGCCGGTCCCGTCGGAGAGAATGTCGCCGACCGAGCTGCGCAGGGCGGCCTCAGCGTCGCGATCGTCGAGAGCGAACTGGTCGGCGGCGAGTGCTCGTATTGGGCGTGCATGCCGTCGAAAGGTCTGCTGCGGGCGGGCGCGGCGATCCGGGCGGCGAAGGCCGTCGACGGCGCGAAGCAGGCGGTCACCGGCGAGATCGACGTCGCGGGTGTGCTGCGTCGCCGCGACACGCTGACGTCGGATTGGAATGACGCGTCGCAGGTCGAGTGGCTGCAGGGCGCCGGGGTCGACCTCGTGCGCGGACACGGGCGCCTCGCCGGCGAGAAGCGCGTCGAGGTCACCGGATCCGACGGCGCCGTCACCACGCTCATCGCGAACCACGCCGTCGCGGTGTGCACCGGCTCGGCCGCCCTGCTGCCCGGCGTCCCCGGCCTGGCGGAGGTGTCGCCCTGGACGAGTCGTGAGGCCACCGCCGTGCAGGAGGTCCCGGGCTCGCTCGCGATCGTTGGCGGCGGTGTCGTCGCGGCCGAGATGGCCACGGCCTTCGTCGATCTCGGCAGTGACGTGACGCTCATCGCGCGCAGCCGGCTTCTCGGACCGATGGAGCCTTTCGCCGGCGACCTCGTCGGCCAGTCGCTCACCGACCGCGGAGCCCGGGTGCTGCTGCACACCGGCCTCGTCTCGGCCCGACGGGTCGACGACGGACAGGTCGAGCTCGAGCTCTCGAACGGCACGCACGTCCGAGCCGACGAGGTTCTCGTCGCGACAGGCCGTGTGCCCCGCACGGACGATCTCGGACTGGATGCCGTCGGCCTCGAGCCCGGCTCGTGGTTGGACGTCGACGACACCATGCTCGTGCGGGGGTCGGACTGGCTGTACGCGGTCGGCGATGTCAACCACCGTGCGCTCCTCACCCACCAGGGCAAGTACCAGGCGCGGGCTGCGGGCGACGTGATCGTCGCGCGCGCAACCGGTGGCACCGTCGACGACGCGCCGTGGGGCGCGCACGTCGCGACTGCCGACCACGCTGCCGTTCCGCAGGTGACCTTCACCGATCCCGAGGTCGCCTCGATCGGCGAGACCGAGGCGTCGGCACGCGCCGCGGGGCGCCGCATCCGGGTCCTCGACTACGACCTCTCGGCGATCGCGGGAGCGTCCACGCGTTCGGACGCGTACACCGGTCAGGCGCGCGCGATCGTCGACGAGGATCGCGGCGTCCTCATCGGCGCGACGTTCGTCGGAGCGGATGTCGGCGAGCTCCTGCACTCCGCCACGATCGCGGTCGTCGGCGAGGTTCCGCTCGCGCGGCTCTGGCACGCGGTGCCGTCCTACCCGACGCTCAGCGAGGTCTGGCTGCGCTTCCTCGAGACATACGGCCGCCCGACCGCCTGA
- a CDS encoding AlkA N-terminal domain-containing protein — MTIAAMGFDERYRAIDARDTRFDGQFVTAVRSTGIYCRPSCPARTPKPANVTFYPTSAAAHEAGYRACKRCLPEATPGSPQWNLRGDLAARAMRLIADGVVDREGVPGLASRLGYSSRHLTRLLTAELGAGPLALARAHRAHTARTLLVETDLPIADVAFASGFASVRQFNETIGEVFAVPPGQLRARRQAGERAAGRIDLVLPVREPFDAAGLFGWMRAHAIPGVESGDERSFARVIRLSGGPAWFEVRQDDAGRVRLRAELASLPDLSALIARVRRLFDLDADPTAIDEALARHPELTPLVARIPGVRLPAAIDADEMLIRAMIGQQISVASARTVQGRLTAALGEPVETAAGPAVLFPTMRAIAEHGADVLRGPGARIRAIVGAATALADGSLRLSPGDDTHEQRAALLALPGIGPWTADYVRMRVLGDPDILLPGDVAARAGAAAAGIPAGPAELVAWAERAAPWRSYLMAHLWYAAPVTQAWRESATAPTLSPPRKARA, encoded by the coding sequence ATGACGATTGCTGCGATGGGCTTCGACGAGCGCTACCGCGCCATCGACGCCCGCGACACCCGTTTCGACGGGCAGTTCGTCACCGCCGTGCGTTCGACCGGGATCTACTGCCGGCCGAGCTGCCCCGCCCGCACCCCCAAGCCCGCGAACGTCACCTTCTACCCGACGAGCGCGGCCGCGCATGAGGCCGGCTATCGCGCGTGCAAGCGCTGCCTGCCCGAGGCGACGCCCGGTTCGCCGCAGTGGAACCTCCGCGGCGACCTCGCCGCGCGTGCGATGCGTCTCATCGCCGACGGCGTCGTCGATCGCGAGGGCGTGCCCGGGCTGGCATCCCGTCTCGGCTACTCGTCGCGCCACCTCACCCGGCTGCTGACGGCGGAGCTCGGTGCGGGGCCGCTCGCCCTCGCGCGAGCCCATCGCGCCCATACCGCGCGCACTCTGCTCGTCGAGACCGACCTGCCGATCGCCGACGTCGCCTTCGCATCGGGGTTCGCGAGCGTACGGCAGTTCAACGAGACGATCGGCGAGGTCTTCGCGGTGCCTCCCGGCCAGCTGCGCGCACGCCGGCAGGCGGGGGAGCGTGCGGCCGGCCGCATCGACCTCGTGCTGCCGGTTCGTGAACCGTTCGACGCCGCGGGTCTGTTCGGCTGGATGCGGGCGCACGCGATCCCCGGGGTCGAGTCGGGCGACGAGCGGTCGTTCGCGCGCGTGATCCGGCTCTCGGGTGGACCGGCGTGGTTCGAGGTGCGCCAGGATGACGCGGGGCGCGTGCGTCTGCGCGCCGAGCTCGCGTCGCTGCCCGACCTCTCGGCCCTCATCGCGCGGGTGCGCCGGCTCTTCGACCTCGACGCCGACCCGACCGCGATCGACGAGGCGCTCGCCCGGCATCCCGAGCTCACCCCGCTCGTCGCACGGATCCCGGGTGTGCGACTTCCCGCCGCGATCGACGCCGACGAGATGCTCATCCGCGCCATGATCGGGCAGCAGATCAGCGTCGCCTCGGCCCGCACCGTGCAGGGCCGGCTGACCGCCGCACTCGGCGAGCCCGTCGAGACCGCGGCAGGACCGGCCGTCCTCTTCCCGACGATGCGGGCGATCGCCGAACACGGTGCCGACGTCCTGCGCGGTCCCGGCGCTCGCATCCGGGCTATCGTCGGGGCGGCCACCGCGCTCGCCGACGGGTCGCTGCGCCTGTCGCCCGGCGACGACACGCACGAGCAGCGCGCCGCCTTGCTCGCCCTGCCCGGCATCGGCCCCTGGACCGCCGACTACGTGCGGATGCGGGTGCTCGGCGACCCCGACATCCTGCTGCCCGGCGATGTGGCGGCCCGAGCAGGCGCTGCGGCCGCCGGCATCCCGGCCGGGCCGGCAGAGCTCGTCGCGTGGGCCGAACGCGCAGCCCCGTGGCGCAGCTACCTCATGGCGCACCTCTGGTACGCCGCCCCCGTCACCCAGGCCTGGCGCGAGAGCGCGACCGCGCCGACCCTCTCTCCGCCCCGAAAGGCCCGAGCATGA
- a CDS encoding methylated-DNA--[protein]-cysteine S-methyltransferase, which yields MTDTVDVPTATDTALIETVATPDGSFTILEAHGVVLASGWTSDPAAILDRLRPAARPARVVDGRTDAAAAVAAYYAGDLAAIGAVPVRQPGTVLQSAGWEALRRITPGEPLTYTGFAAALGSPGAVRAAASVCARNAAALFVPCHRVLRTGGALGGFAWGVEVKRSLLAREARVRG from the coding sequence ATGACCGACACCGTCGACGTTCCGACCGCGACCGACACGGCTCTCATCGAGACCGTGGCGACTCCCGACGGCTCCTTCACGATCCTCGAGGCGCACGGGGTGGTGCTCGCGTCGGGCTGGACTTCCGACCCCGCCGCCATCCTCGACCGCCTGCGCCCCGCCGCCCGCCCCGCGCGCGTCGTCGACGGACGCACGGATGCCGCCGCGGCGGTCGCCGCGTACTACGCCGGGGATCTCGCGGCGATAGGCGCCGTCCCGGTGCGCCAGCCCGGCACGGTGCTGCAGAGCGCCGGCTGGGAGGCGCTCCGCCGCATCACGCCGGGCGAGCCGCTGACCTACACCGGCTTCGCCGCGGCGCTCGGGTCGCCCGGTGCCGTGCGTGCGGCGGCATCCGTCTGCGCGCGCAATGCTGCGGCGCTGTTCGTGCCCTGCCACCGGGTGCTCCGTACCGGCGGTGCGCTCGGCGGCTTCGCGTGGGGCGTCGAAGTCAAGCGGAGCCTGCTGGCCCGTGAGGCGCGGGTGCGAGGCTGA
- a CDS encoding ABC transporter ATP-binding protein — protein MTSSTPSRLSTPRALARLLPFAKPVLPRLSLGFVSALIASLLALGIPLVLEVIVGPEGPIASGDPWLIVLGAGAVLALGLFEALMVWARRWFVLAPATKVEYELRTDFYARLQRLPVAFHDRWQSGQLLSRMMQDISLIRRWLAFGIVLLVVNMVTIVVGSIILFRWHWLLGTIFVVVSAPLWIAGFVFEKRYGMLSRQSQDQAGDLATAVEESVHGIRVLKAFGRGAHALQKFTRQAETLRETEVKKARAVGWIWFWLVLLPDIAFALCLGAGIYLVQAGELGVDSLIAFFAMATILRWPVESIGFLFSFLVDARTATDRIFEVFDEQNTIVDPESPTIIAHPRGELVFEGARFRYQDAPESERDLLDGIDLALRPGETMALVGLTGSGKTTLTTLPGRLYDVTGGRVLLDGVDVRDLRLTELRRHVGMAFEDATLFSQTVRENILLGREDLERGSAEAERVLREALAVAQATFVDDLPDGVDTVIGEEGLSLSGGQRQRLALARAVAARPAVLVLDDPLSALDVDTEALVEDALREVLADTTALIVAHRPSTVTLADRVALLEEGRVTAVGTHSELLRTSEHYRHVISSLEDEHERRDEREVTL, from the coding sequence ATGACCTCCTCGACGCCTTCCCGTCTGTCCACTCCGCGCGCGCTCGCGCGGCTGCTGCCCTTCGCCAAGCCGGTGCTGCCACGCCTGAGCCTCGGCTTCGTCAGCGCGCTCATCGCGAGCCTTCTGGCGCTCGGCATCCCGCTCGTCCTCGAGGTGATCGTCGGGCCCGAGGGCCCGATCGCGTCGGGCGACCCGTGGCTCATCGTGCTCGGCGCGGGTGCCGTGCTCGCCCTCGGCCTCTTCGAAGCGCTCATGGTCTGGGCTCGCCGCTGGTTCGTGCTCGCGCCCGCCACGAAGGTCGAGTACGAGCTGCGCACCGACTTCTACGCGCGCCTGCAGCGCCTGCCCGTCGCCTTCCACGACCGGTGGCAGTCGGGTCAGCTGCTCAGCCGCATGATGCAGGACATCAGCCTCATCCGCCGCTGGCTCGCCTTCGGCATCGTGCTGCTGGTCGTCAACATGGTGACGATCGTCGTGGGCTCGATCATCCTCTTCCGGTGGCACTGGCTGCTCGGCACGATCTTCGTCGTCGTGTCGGCGCCGCTGTGGATCGCGGGCTTCGTCTTCGAGAAGCGCTACGGCATGCTCTCGCGACAGAGCCAGGATCAGGCCGGCGACCTGGCCACCGCGGTCGAGGAGTCGGTGCACGGCATCCGGGTGCTCAAGGCATTCGGTCGGGGCGCTCACGCGCTGCAGAAGTTCACACGGCAGGCCGAGACGCTCCGCGAGACCGAGGTCAAGAAGGCCCGGGCCGTCGGGTGGATCTGGTTCTGGCTCGTGCTGCTGCCCGACATCGCTTTCGCGCTGTGCCTCGGCGCCGGCATCTACCTCGTGCAGGCGGGGGAGCTGGGGGTCGACTCGCTCATCGCCTTCTTCGCGATGGCGACGATCCTGCGCTGGCCGGTCGAGTCGATCGGCTTCCTCTTCTCGTTCCTCGTCGACGCGCGCACCGCGACCGACCGCATCTTCGAGGTCTTCGACGAGCAGAACACGATCGTCGACCCCGAGAGCCCGACGATCATCGCGCACCCGCGCGGCGAGCTCGTCTTCGAGGGTGCCCGCTTCCGGTACCAGGACGCCCCCGAGAGCGAGCGCGACCTGCTCGACGGCATCGACCTCGCGCTGCGGCCGGGGGAGACGATGGCGCTGGTCGGCCTGACGGGCTCGGGCAAGACGACGCTCACGACGCTGCCCGGGCGCCTGTACGACGTCACGGGAGGCCGTGTGCTGCTCGACGGCGTGGACGTGCGCGACCTCCGGCTCACCGAGCTGCGGCGCCACGTCGGCATGGCCTTCGAGGATGCGACGCTCTTCTCGCAGACCGTGCGCGAGAACATCCTGCTCGGGCGCGAAGACCTCGAGCGCGGATCCGCCGAGGCCGAACGCGTCCTCCGCGAGGCGCTCGCGGTGGCGCAGGCGACCTTCGTCGACGACCTGCCCGACGGTGTCGACACCGTGATCGGCGAAGAGGGGCTCAGCCTGTCGGGCGGCCAGCGGCAGCGTCTGGCGCTCGCCCGTGCCGTCGCGGCGCGCCCCGCCGTGCTCGTCCTCGATGACCCGCTGTCGGCGCTCGACGTCGACACCGAGGCGCTCGTCGAGGACGCGCTGCGCGAGGTGCTCGCCGACACGACCGCGCTGATCGTCGCGCACCGTCCCTCGACGGTTACCCTCGCCGACCGCGTCGCGCTGCTCGAGGAGGGGCGCGTCACGGCGGTGGGCACGCACTCCGAGCTGCTGCGCACGAGCGAGCACTACCGACACGTCATCTCGAGCCTCGAGGACGAACACGAACGACGCGACGAAAGGGAGGTGACCCTGTGA